A stretch of the Lytechinus variegatus isolate NC3 chromosome 5, Lvar_3.0, whole genome shotgun sequence genome encodes the following:
- the LOC121416040 gene encoding uncharacterized protein LOC121416040: MTHLLRYLLIFGDRKKKVELSVREELENVKVETLKQKARELFNLQNVILQIWDKGFEDWVDLDEGDPTPTNSRIKVEVNKEAKSASSNQATLLVPTSKIGPPTVQVRPSYPAFALTTLEVPQTVSSPPSSIKLQQLSHPVSSPQSVVLPQRTMSDGQRQYGTEQPTESQTTGRTSSLTQGGTLDVGRSSIDGSNNAMGGCQHCSPVTLLSQDRSVLDHIQQSFSFPTRLPEETSTPSLEDTATQTPLLQQEDQPVEALNESVPGQYLQGSVRTAIIPSPDDVSCQNTSAEHGNRLVAETIQQSSPAPCMNNLPTQEITFPATHDIVTNPQTATCTAEGQEDHVVQKLSGIGMSRETPEDKVVQESSSVHLSRTTRVPEESLHCSHNPLHQTTPNYVKYKPNVNVSQEAHFAKDSAGSISYSQDHVPSPIFPENELTNSGQRGQDGEQMPDGDQPPLQDHIDLVLTDYKLPSFPAEIIQRLDHGACLEPKEKSIILDTIFESVIPFTYYPSSSDYTYLTKKLLEKYPKLLPQVGAIQDFHYQWEAWRQKLMYKFKNRRKRQDRDAPSVRHYKRMKEGELDKDTTAYSNTAHSDITCLNGADDEVSEAMVDEELAGVCQKDSLKTCMDKDIKANQCDTQDVASECLNQPLSPQPARILERNNPSLDPPQQCKPVQSHNDLVMACVMDSVSSRVDLEDSGIADKSIPLSQKDGFHQEPTSHLQIRSVIGAFQESSSSMCNEVSRLPRSNLQMSEHHTKDSVPSCQPTMPSSQNKPTMEVEMLPGCSSLYGQILKSCGSALLPSRDYSTSLHSHKNVPSSTGQEQRLTEGPRAQSPTFVFPERPSLSGYKLPKFTSTINRKIKNCIPIESHDRSIILDTLYESVIPYTFYPTAADYIYLTSIFLNQYPQLFSQAGPTRAGADNFEAWRQKLMYKFKNKRKRQDRDAAAVQERTRKKTRNPESLDEGSSGLNSGDIDLVTSYFSDDAAAAAADDDDVLEVIDDDEDIVNKEDTTYHVMAADTTKIDDTPMSEAVKESNSVPLNSTRNPDRNLPCSQNQHSNPPNTLLLQNQPVKEVIQESSSMQRSVYPRPPERTLPSQHPGVKGGLPTNLGRGDNQIETHQRQSSPTFRPESLTLYDYKLPEFPSHIIQKLSCGMQLATKDISTLLNILYDSIVPYTYYPSASTYNYITKMLLEQYPQLLSQTGPMKDCPDSWEAWRQKLMHKFKNRRKRQDRDAPAVQQRFHKKYSNIDGLDEFPGESEQDLNEGRDSDWIEKDDDEGIVFEVVDDEEEDIVVKEENTTMAADTTNLGSPSVKRTVQESVSLPSYIQSSRSTEDDPIYQPSISMSQGKLVNEIILESCFPQPSIQVSRHPETILPSYQEGLQSTEETFSSSSMQREMQIENEQRKRSPIVRLESSKLRDYKLPEFPFSVLHKLDRGIPLATKDVSILLNTMYESIIPYTYYPTKSDYNYFTKILLEQHPQLLRNGPKQGNCPDNWEAWRHKLMHKFKNKRKRQDRDAPAVQERARRKFDDLDEFQGFREDTLNESREWISGDQYEQDDEDEVFDVMDDDEDVVIEEQDTTYHVMAADTTDISFPPVSRTIPEASSLSPYIQGSGNPERNLPVSQDDQIHQPSASFSQTRPIKDVTQESSLSQTPLQEARLPKTALPSFQVVPHSATIDEDLPQRKSPATLRQERLFLYDYKLPEFPSHIIQKLECGVQLATKDISTLLNILYESIVPYTFYPTTSDYNFFTKILLDRHPKLLTQAGPKGGNHPDNWEVWRQKVMHKFKNKRKRQDRDAPAVQQRAHRKFGCYEGLEELPGSSGLHLSGGDWITSSCPEEDEDEDVGDVSEGIIEVKDIIIKEEDTEYHVMAADTTNVGDT; the protein is encoded by the exons ATGACTCATCTACTACG atATCTTTTGATATTTGGtgatagaaaaaagaaagttgAGCTCTCGGTGAGGGAGGAGCTAGAGAATGTGAAGGTAGAGACATTGAAACAAAAAGCCAGAGAACTATTCAATCTCCAGAATGTCATTCTTCAGATCTGGGACAAGGGGTTTGAAGACTGGGTTGACCTTGATGAGGGTGACCCAACACCCACCAACAGTAGGATCAAGGTGGAGGTCAACAAAGAAGCCAAAAGTGCATCGTCCAATCAAGCAACCTTGTTGGTTCCAACCTCTAAGATAGGGCCCCCAACAGTTCAAGTTCGGCCATCCTATCCAGCATTTGCATTGACAACTTTGGAAGTTCCTCAAACAGTTTCTTCACCCCCATCGTCTATCAAATTGCAACAGCTTTCACATCCTGTGTCCTCTCCGCAGTCCGTTGTGCTGCCTCAGAGGACGATGTCTGATGGTCAAAGACAGTATGGAACTGAACAACCTACAGAATCACAGACTACAGGAAGGACGTCATCTTTGACTCAGGGTGGGACTCTAGACGTTGGAAGAAGTAGCATAGACGGGAG TAATAATGCCATGGGAGGCTGTCAACATTGTTCACCAGTCACTTTGCTTTCCCAAGATAGATCAGTCCTCGATCACATCCAGCAGTCCTTCTCTTTTCCTACAAGACTGCCTGAGGAAACTTCAACCCCGTCCCTGGAAGATACGGCCACCCAAACACCATTATTGCAACAGGAAGACCAGCCAGTTGAAGCTCTGAATGAATCTGTACCAGGGCAATACCTGCAGGGTTCAGTAAGAACAGCTATCATTCCTTCACCTGACGATGTGTCTTGCCAAAACACTTCTGCAGAGCATGGCAACAGACTAGTTGCGGAGACAATACAGCAGTCTTCTCCTGCACCATGTATGAATAACTTACCAACTCAAGAAATAACATTTCCTGCAACTCATGATATTGTGACCAACCCACAAACAGCCACGTGCACGGCCGAAGGTCAAGAGGATCATGTAGTCCAGAAGCTGTCAGGCATAGGCATGTCACGTGAGACACCTGAAGACAAAGTTGTTCAGGAGTCATCTTCTGTGCATTTGTCTAGAACTACAAGGGTCCCAGAGGAATCCTTGCACTGCTCTCATAATCCACTTCATCAGACCACCCCAAATTATGTTAAATACAAACCAAATGTGAATGTATCCCAGGAGGCGCACTTTGCAAAGGATTCTGCAGGAAGTATTTCCTACTCTCAAGACCATGTCCCATCTCCTATTTTCCCTGAAAATGAGTTAACAAATTCAGGACAACGAGGACAGGATGGGGAGCAGATGCCTGATGGTGATCAACCTCCGTTACAGGATCATATTGATCTGGTTCTCACTGATTACAAACTGCCTTCGTTTCCTGCTGAAATCATCCAGAGACTTGACCATGGTGCATGTCTGGAACCTAAGGAGAAGTCCATTATCCTGGATACAATCTTTGAGAGTGTCATTCCATTTACATA TTACCCATCCAGCTCAGACTATACTTACTTGACAAAAAAGCTCTTGGAGAAGTATCCAAAGCTTCTACCTCAAGTTGGCGCCATCCAAGATTTTCATTATCAGTGG GAGGCATGGAGACAGAAATTGATGTACAAGTTTAAGAACAGGCGTAAACGCCAGGACAGAGATGCTCCCAGTGTACGGCACTATAAGCGCATGAAGGAAGGGGAATTAGACAAGGACACGACTGCTTACTCCAACACAGCTCATTCGGATATAACTTGTCTTAATGGGGCTGATGATGAGGTCTCTGAAGCAATGGTTGATGAGGAACTTGCAGGAGTTTGCCAGAAAGACTCTTTAAAAACTTGCATGGACAAAGATATAAAGGCTAATCAATGTGACACACAAGATGTTGCTTCAGAATGTCTGAATCAACCGCTGAGCCCTCAGCCTGCGAGGATTCTAGAAAGGAATAACCCTTCTTTAGACCCACCCCAGCAATGTAAACCTGTCCAATCGCACAATGATCTTGTAATGGCCTGTGTCATGGACTCTGTGTCTTCTCGTGTAGACTTGGAGGATTCTGGGATTGCTGATAAAAGCATACCTTTGTCTCAGAAGGATGGCTTTCACCAGGAGCCCACTTCACACCTCCAAATTAGGTCTGTTATAGGGGCCTTCCAGGAGTCTAGTTCATCAATGTGTAATGAAGTTTCCAGGTTACCGAGAAGTAATTTACAGATGTCTGAACACCACACTAAAGACAGTGTTCCTAGCTGTCAACCGACCATGCCATCTTCACAAAATAAACCAACCATggaagttgaaatgctgcccggTTGTTCATCATTGTATGGACAGATTTTAAAGAGTTGTGGCAGTGCACTTCTCCCCTCCAGAGATTATTCCACTTCTCTCCATTCCCACAAGAATGTACCCTCCAGCACTGGACAAGAGCAGAGGCTGACGGAAGGTCCACGTGCCCAGAGCCCCACCTTCGTCTTTCCCGAAAGACCATCACTCTCTGGTTACAAACTGCCAAAATTCACTTCTACtatcaatagaaaaatcaaGAATTGCATACCTATAGAAAGCCATGATAGATCCATTATTTTGGATACGCTGTATGAAAGTGTCATTCCCTACACATT TTATCCAACTGCTGCAGATTACATCTATTTGACAAGCATCTTTTTGAATCAGTATCCACAGCTTTTCAGCCAGGCCGGACCAACGCGTGCTGGAGCAgataatttt GAGGCTTGGAGACAGAAACTGATGTACAAGTTCAAGAACAAGCGGAAACGCCAGGACCGGGATGCTGCAGCTGTACAAGAACGTACCCGTAAGAAAACTAGGAATCCTGAGAGTTTAGACGAAGGTAGCAGTGGACTAAACTCGGGTGACATAGATCTGGTAACCAGTTATTTTTCTGATGATGCTGCTGccgctgctgctgatgatgatgatgtcctggaagtgattgatgatgatgaagacattGTGAATAAAGAAGACACTACATACCATGTAATGGCTGCAGATACAACCAAGATTGATGATACACCAATGAGTGAAGCAGTCAAGGAGTCGAACTCTGTGCCTTTGAACAGCACTAGGAATCCTGATAGAAACCTGCCCTGCTCACAGAATCAGCACTCCAATCCACCAAACACTTTACTCTTACAAAACCAACCAGTCAAGGAAGTCATCCAAGAATCTTCATCCATGCAGCGATCAGTCTATCCAAGACCTCCAGAAAGGACCTTACCTTCTCAACATCCTGGAGTCAAGGGGGGCCTACCAACCAACTTGGGCAGGGGAGATAATCAAATAGAAACTCACCAAAGACAGAGTTCTCCAACATTCAGACCAGAATCTTTGACACTCTATGATTATAAACTCCCAGAGTTTCCTTCTCACATCATTCAAAAACTGAGTTGTGGTATGCAATTAGCTACCAAAGACATATCTACTCTGCTGAACATCCTCTATGACAGTATCGTGCCTTACACCTA TTATCCATCTGCTTCAACTTACAACTATATTACAAAGATGTTATTAGAACAGTATCCACAACTTCTCTCCCAGACTGGCCCCATGAAAGATTGTCCGGACAGCTGG GAGGCATGGAGACAGAAATTGATGCACAAGTTCAAGAACAGGCGCAAGCGCCAGGACAGAGATGCTCCCGCCGTACAACAACGATTCCATAAGAAGTATAGTAATATTGATGGACTTGATGAATTTCCAGGTGAAAGTGAACAAGACCTGAATGAAGGCAGAGATTCTGATTGGATtgaaaaggatgatgatgagggtatTGTCTTTGAGGTGGtggatgatgaggaggaggacaTAGTAGTTAAAGAAGAAAACACCACTATGGCCGCAGACACGACCAACCTTGGTAGTCCATCAGTCAAGAGAACAGTCCAAGAGTCTGTTTCTTTGCCTTCGTACATCCAGAGTTCAAGGAGCACTGAAGATGATCCAATTTACCAACCAAGCATTTCAATGTCACAAGGAAAACTAGTCAATGAAATCATCCTGGAGTCTTGTTTCCCACAACCATCAATACAAGTGTCCAGACACCCAGAGACTATCTTGCCTTCCTACCAAGAAGGTCTTCAGAGCACCGAGGAGACCTTCTCATCAAGCTCAATGCAAAGAGAGATGCAGATAGAAAACGAACAAAGGAAGCGTTCTCCAATTGTACGACTAGAAAGCTCGAAACTCCGCGATTATAAATTACCGGAGTTTCCTTTCAGCGTCCTTCATAAACTGGATCGTGGCATTCCATTAGCTACCAAAGACGTATCTATTCTCCTGAATACCATGTATGAGAGTATCATTCCATACACCTA TTACCCAACCAAATCAGACTACAACTACTTTACCAAGATATTACTGGAACAGCATCCACAACTTCTTCGCAATGGCCCCAAACAAGGCAATTGTCCAGATAACTGG gAGGCATGGAGACATAAATTGATGCACAAGTTCAAGAATAAGCGGAAGCGCCAGGACAGAGATGCTCCCGCTGTACAAGAAAGAGCACGTAGGAAATTTGATGATCTAGATGAATTCCAAGGTTTCAGAGAAGACACCTTGAATGAAAGCAGAGAATGGATTAGCGGTGATCAATATGAAcaggatgatgaagatgaggtCTTTGAtgtgatggatgatgatgaggatgttgTAATTGAAGAACAAGACACCACATACCATGTCATGGCTGCAGACACAACAGATATTAGTTTTCCACCAGTCTCTAGAACAATTCCAGAAGCTAGTTCTTTGTCTCCGTACATCCAAGGCTCAGGGAACCCTGAGAGAAACCTTCCAGTTTCACAAGATGATCAGATTCACCAACCAAGTGCTTCATTTTCACAAACCAGACCCATCAAGGATGTAACTCAAGAGTCTAGCTTATCACAAACACCATTGCAAGAAGCAAGACTCCCAAAGACAGCCTTGCCTTCCTTCCAAGTAGTTCCTCACTCGGCTACAATTGATGAGGACTTGCCACAAAGGAAGAGTCCTGCAACTTTAAGACAAGAAAGGTTGTTTCTGTATGATTATAAACTCCCAGAGTTCCCTTCTCACATCATTCAGAAACTGGAGTGCGGTGTTCAATTAGCTACCAAGGACATTTCTACTCTGCTGAACATCCTCTATGAGAGTATTGTGCCATACACCTT TTACCCTACTACTTCAGACTACAACTTCTTTACCAAGATATTATTGGATCGTCACCCAAAGCTTCTCACTCAGGCTGGACCAAAGGGAGGCAATCATCCTGATAACTGG GAGGTGTGGAGACAGAAAGTGATGCACAAGTTTAAGAACAAGCGTAAGCGGCAGGACAGAGACGCCCCAGCTGTACAACAGCGAGCCCACAGGAAGTTTGGGTGTTACGAAGGACTTGAAGAACTGCCAGGTTCCAGTGGACTACACCTGAGTGGAGGTGACTGGATAACCAGCAGTTGTCCAGAGGAGGATGAGGATGAAGATGTTGGTGATGTCTCAGAGGGGATAATTGAGGTCAAGGACATCATTATCAAGGAAGAAGACACAGAATACCATGTCATGGCTGCAGACACAACCAATGTTGGAGACACTTGA